One stretch of Oncorhynchus masou masou isolate Uvic2021 chromosome 9, UVic_Omas_1.1, whole genome shotgun sequence DNA includes these proteins:
- the LOC135546565 gene encoding kinase suppressor of Ras 1-like isoform X2, with the protein MAVPVKLSLDALLQMSSCQVQDTMRQLGSEPEECSRLTAALSCLKSASGDIREDPGTWISEPPRRDSNTLPPPDRRPSTPATLPRGSILSPHTHARSVSVTVVPCVDDKGHQVYTGGMSDAFPSSPLLFSNSPPSMRHAKHPPRMSPSRKLLQLPFNITLTRSKSHESQLANRIEEPVPNNEGGKKNKLLLNVHINSSSGNGCEDSTRTPGPATAPYTLPGTPTLLEHNLALHRGSPQMMRRDIGLSVTHRFSTKSWLSQTCQVCQKNMMFGVKCKHCKLKCHNKCTKEALPCRISFLPLPQIRRAESVPSDINNQIDRTAELPIQFGTLPKVLTKKDNPPMLSQMDSSSNPSSTTSSTPSSPTPFQQSNPPSINATPPPNSSPGPQGPRDSRFHFPAGCYLQPRQQFIFPDVSSSTYPVGLHSEGYNDTGDTQQLAQSEPPCQGQECGAEEEEYPGDEGNGSKEGREKGHSNGECDGDEIEDLPSYRGRLAGGQWRGPISRKASQTSVYLQEWDIPYEQLELGELIGKGRWGKVHKGRWHGEVAIRLLEIDGNNQDHLKLFKKEVMNYRQTRHENVVLFMGACMAPPHLAIITSFCKGRTLFSVVRDAKNTLDINKTRQIAQEIVKGMGYLHAKGIVHKDLKSKNVFYDTNKVVITDFGLFGMSGVVQEYHKRQENELRLPHGWIYYLAPEIVRRMGTGNHEDRLPFSNAADVYAFGTIWYELQARGWPLTNQPAEATIWQVGSGEGIKKVLAKVSLGKEVTEILSACWSFKLEERPSFTQLTDMLEKLPKLNRRLSHPGHFWKSAEYVS; encoded by the exons ATG gcTGTACCAGTGAAGCTGTCcctggatgctttgctgcagATGTCCAGTTGTCAGGTGCAGGACACCATGAGACAGCTGGGCTCTGAACCAGAGGAGTGCTCCCGACTCACTGCTGCCCTCTCCTGCCTAAAGAGTGCCA GTGGGGACATCAGAGAAGACCCAGGAACCTGGATATCAGAGCCGCCCCGCCGTGACAGTAACACCTTACCTCCTCCGGACCGTCGCCCCTCCACCCCCGCCACACTACCCCGTGGCTCCATCCTCAGTCCGCATACCCACGCCCgttctgtctctgtgactgtcgTACCCTGTGTGGACGATAAGGGGCATCAAGTCTACACAGGAGGCATGTCGGACGCTTTCCCCTCCTCGCCACTGCTCTTCTCCAATTCCCCTCCCTCCATGAGACACGCCAAGCACCCTCCACGCATGTCCCCCTCCCGAAAATTGCTGCAACTCCCCTTCAATATCACCCTCACACGCAGCAAGAGCCACGAGTCACAGCTGGCCAACCGCATAGAAGAGCCAGTGCCCAACAACGA GGGTGGGAAGAAGAACAAGCTGCTCCTGAATGTGCACATTAACAGTAGCAGTGGGAATGGGTGTGAAGACTCCACCCGGACCCCTGGCCCAGCCACCGCCCCCTACACCCTCCCAGGAACCCCTACGCTGCTGGAGC ATAACCTAGCATTGCACCGGGGGTCTCCACAGATGATGAGGAGGGATATCGGCCTCTCTGTAACACACAG gTTTTCAACCAAATcctggctctcacagacatgcCAGGTGTGTCAGAAGAACATGATGTTTGGTGTTAAATGCAAACACTGCAA GTTAAAGTGCCATAACAAATGTACCAAAGAAGCCCTTCCCTGCAGGATATCTTTTCTCCCAC TCCCGCAAATCCGCCGGGCAGAATCCGTACCGTCAGATATCAATAATCAAATTGACCGTACGGCAGAGTTACCAATCCAGTTTGGCACTTTACCTAAGGTGCTAACCAAAAAG GACAACCCTCCCATGCTGAGCCAGATGGATTCCAGCAGTAACCCTTCCTCCACCACTTCCTCTACGCCCTCCTCGCCCACCCCCTTCCAGCAGAGCAACCCCCCCAGCATCAACGCCACACCGCCCCCCAACTCCTCGCCCGGCCCCCAAGGGCCCCGAGACAGCCGCTTCCACTTCCCAG CTGGCTGTTATTTACAACCTAGACAACAGTTTATTTTCCCTG ATGTTTCCTCTTCAACATATCCTGTTGGACTACACTCTGAAGGCTACAATGACACTGG agacacacagcaacTGGCACAATCAGAACCTCCATGTCAAGGACAGGAATGTGGAGCG GAAGAGGAGGAATACCCAGGGGATGAGGGAAACGGTAGcaaggagggcagagagaagggccACTCAAACGGAGAGTGTGATGGTGATGAGATAGAGGACCTGCCCAGCTACCGGGGCCGACTGGCCGGTGGCCAATGGAGGGGGCCTATCTCCCGTAAGGCCAGCCAGACCAGCGTATATCTGCAGGAGTGGGACATCCCCTATGAGCAACTGGAGCTGGGGGAGCTCATTGGCAAG GGCCGTTGGGGGAAGGTTCATAAGGGGCGCTGGCATGGAGAGGTGGCCATTCGGCTGCTGGAGATAGATGGTAATAACCAGGACCACCTGAAGCTGTTTAAGAAGGAAGTGATGAACTACAGACAGACCCGCCACGAGAACGTGGTCCTCTTCATGGGGGCCTGCATGGCCCCGCCACACCTCGCCATCATCACCAG TTTCTGCAAAGGTCGGACACTATTCTCTGTTGTAAGAGATGCAAAGAACACGCTAGACATCAACAAGACAAGGCAGATCGCTCAGGAAATTGTTAAG GGTATGGGCTACCTTCACGCTAAAGGAATCGTTCACAAGGACCTGAAGTCCAAGAATGTGTTCTATGACACAAACAAAGTGGTAATCACTGACTTTGGCCTTTTTGGAATGTCCGGAGTGGTACAAGAGTACCACAAGAG GCAAGAGAACGAGCTGAGGCTCCCTCATGGCTGGATCTACTACCTGGCCCCTGAGATCGTCCGCAGGATGGGCACTGGGAACCATGAGGACCGCCTGCCTTTCTCCAATGCTGCAGACGTCTATGCCTTTGG CACCATTTGGTATGAGCTGCAGGCCCGGGGCTGGCCACTCACCAACCAGCCGGCAGAGGCCACCATCTGGCAGGTGGGCAGTGGAGAGGGCATAAAGAAGGTCTTGGCAAAGGTCAGCCTGGGCAAGGAGGTTACG gagatactgtctgcctgttgGTCCTTCAAGCTGGAAGAGCGTCCCTCCTTCACCCAGCTGACTGACATGCTGGAGAAGCTGCCGAAGCTCAACCGCAGGCTTTCCCACCCAGGACACTTCTGGAAGTCAGCCGAGTATGTATCCTAA
- the LOC135546565 gene encoding kinase suppressor of Ras 1-like isoform X3, protein MSSCQVQDTMRQLGSEPEECSRLTAALSCLKSASGDIREDPGTWISEPPRRDSNTLPPPDRRPSTPATLPRGSILSPHTHARSVSVTVVPCVDDKGHQVYTGGMSDAFPSSPLLFSNSPPSMRHAKHPPRMSPSRKLLQLPFNITLTRSKSHESQLANRIEEPVPNNEGGKKNKLLLNVHINSSSGNGCEDSTRTPGPATAPYTLPGTPTLLEHNLALHRGSPQMMRRDIGLSVTHRFSTKSWLSQTCQVCQKNMMFGVKCKHCKLKCHNKCTKEALPCRISFLPLPQIRRAESVPSDINNQIDRTAELPIQFGTLPKVLTKKDNPPMLSQMDSSSNPSSTTSSTPSSPTPFQQSNPPSINATPPPNSSPGPQGPRDSRFHFPAGCYLQPRQQFIFPDVSSSTYPVGLHSEGYNDTGDTQQLAQSEPPCQGQECGAEEEEYPGDEGNGSKEGREKGHSNGECDGDEIEDLPSYRGRLAGGQWRGPISRKASQTSVYLQEWDIPYEQLELGELIGKGRWGKVHKGRWHGEVAIRLLEIDGNNQDHLKLFKKEVMNYRQTRHENVVLFMGACMAPPHLAIITSFCKGRTLFSVVRDAKNTLDINKTRQIAQEIVKGMGYLHAKGIVHKDLKSKNVFYDTNKVVITDFGLFGMSGVVQEYHKRQENELRLPHGWIYYLAPEIVRRMGTGNHEDRLPFSNAADVYAFGTIWYELQARGWPLTNQPAEATIWQVGSGEGIKKVLAKVSLGKEVTEILSACWSFKLEERPSFTQLTDMLEKLPKLNRRLSHPGHFWKSAEYVS, encoded by the exons ATGTCCAGTTGTCAGGTGCAGGACACCATGAGACAGCTGGGCTCTGAACCAGAGGAGTGCTCCCGACTCACTGCTGCCCTCTCCTGCCTAAAGAGTGCCA GTGGGGACATCAGAGAAGACCCAGGAACCTGGATATCAGAGCCGCCCCGCCGTGACAGTAACACCTTACCTCCTCCGGACCGTCGCCCCTCCACCCCCGCCACACTACCCCGTGGCTCCATCCTCAGTCCGCATACCCACGCCCgttctgtctctgtgactgtcgTACCCTGTGTGGACGATAAGGGGCATCAAGTCTACACAGGAGGCATGTCGGACGCTTTCCCCTCCTCGCCACTGCTCTTCTCCAATTCCCCTCCCTCCATGAGACACGCCAAGCACCCTCCACGCATGTCCCCCTCCCGAAAATTGCTGCAACTCCCCTTCAATATCACCCTCACACGCAGCAAGAGCCACGAGTCACAGCTGGCCAACCGCATAGAAGAGCCAGTGCCCAACAACGA GGGTGGGAAGAAGAACAAGCTGCTCCTGAATGTGCACATTAACAGTAGCAGTGGGAATGGGTGTGAAGACTCCACCCGGACCCCTGGCCCAGCCACCGCCCCCTACACCCTCCCAGGAACCCCTACGCTGCTGGAGC ATAACCTAGCATTGCACCGGGGGTCTCCACAGATGATGAGGAGGGATATCGGCCTCTCTGTAACACACAG gTTTTCAACCAAATcctggctctcacagacatgcCAGGTGTGTCAGAAGAACATGATGTTTGGTGTTAAATGCAAACACTGCAA GTTAAAGTGCCATAACAAATGTACCAAAGAAGCCCTTCCCTGCAGGATATCTTTTCTCCCAC TCCCGCAAATCCGCCGGGCAGAATCCGTACCGTCAGATATCAATAATCAAATTGACCGTACGGCAGAGTTACCAATCCAGTTTGGCACTTTACCTAAGGTGCTAACCAAAAAG GACAACCCTCCCATGCTGAGCCAGATGGATTCCAGCAGTAACCCTTCCTCCACCACTTCCTCTACGCCCTCCTCGCCCACCCCCTTCCAGCAGAGCAACCCCCCCAGCATCAACGCCACACCGCCCCCCAACTCCTCGCCCGGCCCCCAAGGGCCCCGAGACAGCCGCTTCCACTTCCCAG CTGGCTGTTATTTACAACCTAGACAACAGTTTATTTTCCCTG ATGTTTCCTCTTCAACATATCCTGTTGGACTACACTCTGAAGGCTACAATGACACTGG agacacacagcaacTGGCACAATCAGAACCTCCATGTCAAGGACAGGAATGTGGAGCG GAAGAGGAGGAATACCCAGGGGATGAGGGAAACGGTAGcaaggagggcagagagaagggccACTCAAACGGAGAGTGTGATGGTGATGAGATAGAGGACCTGCCCAGCTACCGGGGCCGACTGGCCGGTGGCCAATGGAGGGGGCCTATCTCCCGTAAGGCCAGCCAGACCAGCGTATATCTGCAGGAGTGGGACATCCCCTATGAGCAACTGGAGCTGGGGGAGCTCATTGGCAAG GGCCGTTGGGGGAAGGTTCATAAGGGGCGCTGGCATGGAGAGGTGGCCATTCGGCTGCTGGAGATAGATGGTAATAACCAGGACCACCTGAAGCTGTTTAAGAAGGAAGTGATGAACTACAGACAGACCCGCCACGAGAACGTGGTCCTCTTCATGGGGGCCTGCATGGCCCCGCCACACCTCGCCATCATCACCAG TTTCTGCAAAGGTCGGACACTATTCTCTGTTGTAAGAGATGCAAAGAACACGCTAGACATCAACAAGACAAGGCAGATCGCTCAGGAAATTGTTAAG GGTATGGGCTACCTTCACGCTAAAGGAATCGTTCACAAGGACCTGAAGTCCAAGAATGTGTTCTATGACACAAACAAAGTGGTAATCACTGACTTTGGCCTTTTTGGAATGTCCGGAGTGGTACAAGAGTACCACAAGAG GCAAGAGAACGAGCTGAGGCTCCCTCATGGCTGGATCTACTACCTGGCCCCTGAGATCGTCCGCAGGATGGGCACTGGGAACCATGAGGACCGCCTGCCTTTCTCCAATGCTGCAGACGTCTATGCCTTTGG CACCATTTGGTATGAGCTGCAGGCCCGGGGCTGGCCACTCACCAACCAGCCGGCAGAGGCCACCATCTGGCAGGTGGGCAGTGGAGAGGGCATAAAGAAGGTCTTGGCAAAGGTCAGCCTGGGCAAGGAGGTTACG gagatactgtctgcctgttgGTCCTTCAAGCTGGAAGAGCGTCCCTCCTTCACCCAGCTGACTGACATGCTGGAGAAGCTGCCGAAGCTCAACCGCAGGCTTTCCCACCCAGGACACTTCTGGAAGTCAGCCGAGTATGTATCCTAA